Part of the Scomber japonicus isolate fScoJap1 chromosome 6, fScoJap1.pri, whole genome shotgun sequence genome, ggggggggctttgtaTCTTGACTGGTCAGTTAGAGTATGAAATAGCCCAGTTTAGAATGAAACAGCAGCCCCAACATTCAGAGACACAGTAACAGCTCATTGGATATGACACAACAATCAAAGAGCTACTTCTGGAGTCTTTAACAGTAGATTACAAAACAGATGTTTTTAATGGGCCTGCTTCCTGGATGATTTTGTGTTGTGGTCTTTTTGTGCTTTGGTTATTCTTCTTGGAGTTTATTTAGTTGCATACCATATGAAATAATCAGGGATTCATGATATTATACTGGAACAATGTTTCtaatctttttatttcactAACCTACAACTAGTCTATGAAGtccatgtttgttttacttACAGTAGCCCTTTATTGTTAACCTTTTCTCTATGTTTCCATAAATGATGCTCCTCAGATGTGGCAATAAGGGGCTGTGGAATGTTAGtgaatattgtgtgtattgtcaATCCTTGTTTCACTGCAGCACAAGCATCAGTATTATAAAGAAAGCAGAGAGCACAGCAGACAAGCATTATACTGAGAGTGGAGCGAATCCTGTATTCATATATTTTGAATCGTTTTCTGTCTTGTAAGTTGATACAGTTCGTGGGTGTGTGTATAAGAATGTTGTACATGTTCAGCTAGTTGGTAAGAAGGTGATCAAGTGACAGAAGGCAGTAACAGTCGCAACAGTTTGAGGAGGGGAAATGAACATGGAGGGGAGAGGTGGAGTTAATTGGTCGTACATTCACTGTCCATTATAATCcagtaaggtgtgtgtgtgtgtgtgtgtgtgtgtgtgtgtgtgtgtgtgtgtgtgtgtgtgtgtgtgtgtgtgtgtgtgtgtgtgtgtgtgtgtgtgtgtgtgtgtgtgtgtgtgtgtgtgtgtgtgtgtgtgtgtgtgtgtgtgtgtgtgtgtgtgtgtgtgtgtgtgtgtgtgtgtgtgtgtgtgtgtgtgtgtgtgtgtgtgtgtgtccagtcaGGCTGTTTTCAGCAGGATGTGACTCATAACTGCAACAGTCAGAGTGACAGTTTGACGAGTCTCACAGAAGAATCCTCCGCCTTTATTCCGTGAGTTGGCTATTTTAGGCTTCTTTGTTGCAGGCTGCGGGTGAGCtgttgtgcttgtgtgtgtggagaagcCGTCCAGACCGGTAGCAGACGTCCAGACAAACATCATGTGATCTGAAGACTCTGTCACACTTCTTCTGTCCTGATAGATTCCAGTCTCAAACAGCGCAGACTTGGCCTGGTAGCTAGACGTAGCCTCGGCCGTCCTCGCCGGCGACGGAGGATCGACCTCTTCACTGTTCACATGACTGTTAACCCACAGCGGGGGCTCTGTGAATAATGCAGAGTGCCAGTCCCCCCCTGGGGTCGCCACATGGGCTTGACCACAGATGGGTTTGGTGTGACAGGGGCAGCCTAAGATTGTGGCGCTGGATTGCTCAGCCCAGCTCAGTAGCCTGGTAAtgttctcttcctcctcacaagCCCAGGGGTTATCCCCAAGACTCATCAGCTGCAGCCCACCCAGCTTATCAAAGACTCCATCAGGCAGCCAGGAGAAACGGTTAGCGTGGAAGTAGAAGTGAGTCAACCTGGGCAGACGGTCCAAGGATCCAGGCAGGATCTGCACCAGATAGTTATGCGACAGATCAATGCTTTCCAAGTTGTGAGGCATGTTTGTGGGCACAGTCCAAAAGCGGTTGTAACTGAGGTTGAGAGTTTGGAGGCTGGGCAGAGTGTTGTTGATGAAGACCACTCTCTCCAGCTCGTTGTCCGACATGTCCAGCACCTTCAGGTTCCAGTGGTATGCCGTGTCGTTTTTGTCCAGAGAGCGTATGTGATTTCCTGCCGCTCGGAGGTCCCACAGAGAGCGAggcagagcaggaggaagacTCTCCAGACGGTTATAAGACACATCTAGAGTTCTGAGGTGGGCATAGTGGCTGAGCTGGTTGTCCAGATCCTGCAAGCTGACACAAGAATgcaatatatataaacacacaaacacacacatgtatctgtgtctctgtgtgtacaGTGTTTGCGTAAGATAAGCTGCTTCATGTTACCAGCTaatctcacatactgttcatattctgactcataattagtctctacaccaattcacattcataaattcaccatcagtcattaattaatccttaatgaagctgtaagaatgtattctatttatttatggggggggggggggggggggatacacATTCACAATCgctattttatagaatatgatgaaaacAATATGTTCAAATGCTGatgtttgaatcattttaataaacacaggtgactttttatatattttaatatataaaaatgtgtatcagctgcacaaaaaaagatgcattttacttccatttttatagactgtgggtcacatttaaGGCAAAGTCCAGCTAGAAGAAATGTAAAACttagtcaaatttgacccagagtagtgtgtaagggttaaacagctgtaacaaaaaaaaaaaaaaaaaaaaaaagaggcctcAGGTAAGAGATATAGTATAGTGGGAGATGATAACACATAATATAGCAGTAGCTCAAATCAACAAACTGACTGAGTAACTGACATTATTACcagtagctaacattagccacgaGAAGCTGCTGTTCATTACCAGGGCAGACATTTCTAAGCAGTTATGGGTTTTATTTataagaggaggaagaatggTCTATTTCAGTCCTTGCACACCACAGTACGTTAACTTATCATTGTGACACTTTACACTGCGAGTCAGAAAGCAGCTTATGAGGTGAtaagctgctctgctctgactAATTTAGTCATGTGAGAGACCGAATCTTATCTGGGACAGCTACATATTTATATCATTCAACCACCTGTGTTGTTAGTGCACACAGCAAGCAGGCATTTATTTATAGGTCGGATTGAAAATAGAAAGTAACACTACTACATcttaataaagaaaacaatagaTTAGTCCaacagtgtgttgctgtgtcTGCTTACCTGTTAAATGAGAGGTTGAGGAAGTGGATGTTGTGCTGCAGGCCAGGAGGGAGCTTGGTGAGGCCTCGAGAGGAGCAGTCCACCACACGGTGTCCTCTGCTGCAGGAGCACACAGGGGGGCAGATGGACAGCACCCAGCCCCCCAGCAgcccacacagcagcaggagcagcagacacacagagcaggcagGCATGGTCAGGGCTCTGAAGTGAGGTAGAGAAAGaggatgaagacagtgatgttAAATGGGAGACAATGTGAGGGTTTTTtaaatttctacatttatttgcaGCCAGTAGAATGTTATGatatataaatgaatagctCTCAAATTCCATTGTTTAACTGGTGGTGTAATGTTTCTGCTCCATCTCTTTCACTGTCCAACCTGCTCCAACACTAGAAAACAAGAATCCAAGTTTAAAGTGAGAGTATTGTATTTCTTTACATTGCACCAGGTTAAAGTTCTGTTTATGGTGTCTTCTTAGAATAACACATCATTACAATTATAGTAAAGAGGAATGTCAGAAAAGCTTTATATAATAAGTGACTATGTATTGTATTATTGCAATAAAGTCTAGTGTGGATCTAGACTTAGCACATACAGTAGTTGTTCTGACCATAGTAAGTATTCATAGTGAGATGTTTacattgtcactgtgagcatgtGAGCCtgttgacattagcatttagctcaaagcactgctcCGCTTAAGTAAAACCTCACACAGTCATTTATATTGAGTGAGGAAGAAAGCAGAAACAGTGTTGAGGTTAGTTTCTAATGTTGTTGCATCCATCTTTAATGTGACACTACATTAGGCGAGCCACTTCAAGGTGTGAAAAGTTTTGGCTTACATCATGTTTGATTTTACTTACTGACTACTTTACATGATCAACATTGAAAATCCCACATTTTCAGTATTATTTGAGATTTCTTGATGTGCTCACGTTGAAGAAGAGTTTACCAGCAAACACTAAGATGCTCTTCCTCTAAGCATTCCTGCCAATCACAATAATGAAGTTTGAGactttcctttctgtccatTACTGGTTTGAATCCTGCAGTCTGAGCCCACCTATGATTGATTCATCCgtgttttatatttatgagCTACAGCAGAAATGGGCGGCTGCAGTCAGTGTCAGCACATCACTTCAACTTCAAGCCATTCATCTGACTGTCCTGCTAGAAGCAGACCTGTGCTAAAGTGGGACACATAGCTTTAGCTTTCTGCTCCTAATGCAATGTATGCGGGTGCTAGTCCTCCTGAGTGCCAACCAGCTTTGAAGCATTGCCAGTGGGACGAGAGATCAGAATGCTGCAGTGAGACTGAATGGATAGAGGACAAGTTCTTGTGTGGAACTGCACACACGGTGCTTTAAAGATTGAAgcttgcatgtatgtgtgtttgtgtttccagaGGCAGGAGTGTGTGACATGCTAACACCCTTGAAAGATATTCCAGAAACGTCCTCACACTGTGGCATTATTCAGTCGATGATAGCAGCTAATGCTTGATCTGATCGGGTCTTTCATTACTGAATTCCTCtgcatatttattaaaaaattaaaaaattaaaaaaaagaagctataaCAGCACCTTTTTCATCTCTACACTGAATATTAATTGAGAAATCTGCATAGTGACAGAGCCTCATGAGCCATCACAACATCACACAGTAGTTTACTGCATCACTATGATTTACAATGAAATACCTCACTGCCCTGCCCATCAGGTGTATGtgggtccccccccccccccccccccctcatcttGCCATTTTAAAATCACTCACCTCATCCTTTCTAGTGTTTGTCTGTCATCTCTCCTTTTTCCTGtcgtctcctcctccagctcaaGCAGTTTTTTACCCCCCTCGGTTCTTTTAttggttgtctgttgttttgaGAGGTAACACTCTCAAGCTCTTTTTTCTAGCTGTAGTGGATGTTGTGGCGTGGCACTAAACATGTTGCCTGTTAGCGCCAACCCCCATCCTGCTCAATGCTCTGCAGGCTCCCGATGCAGCTGGAGGTCCAGGCTAGGATAGGGAAGGAGAGGTGCatagaggagagggggagagagagagagagagagagagagagagagggagagagagagagagagaattgcaGCAGCAAGCCGGCCCACTCTGATGCTGATGAGGCAAGCAAGagctggaagtgtgtgtgtgtgtgtgtgtgtgtgtgtgtgtgagagtgtgtgagagagagaatctTTCTATATCTAGGCCCTGCATGCCTCACAGCAGCAACTCTCTCTGTCCTGCACATGCACAGACTTGATGACACAATAGCTGCTAATTAGTCATTGTGCGACACAGCACATCATTCTGTTTTCACCGTTTCTCACGGATCacctttttggtttttgttatAAAAGCTGCACTTCATATTTATATTCACACCAGTAGATCCAGTGACAACATGTGATGGTAAACTTGGCAGAGGACTGTCTCCAGCTTTAAAGCAGTGATAAGTGGTGTTCAGTACCAGGGGAGAAACAAACTGAGTGACTCACCTGTATAGAAAGTTGAGCATCTAACAGTTGATGAGCCACATATTTTTCTCAGCAGTTGTTGGAGatcaaaccagagctaaaagcaGAGCATTTCtcatttaaagtcagtgtaaagtaagaataaatatgcgttctgagtttgacataccacagaaaagtgtgttgttaaccaccctgccaaatttgaatgattaaaacaatcaccatatatatgaaattaggcttcaaagttgtgtaaaactcagcctctttctctgctcccaaacactgtgggagtgcccaccgaacCCCACCCCctatcaagtgtcacctgtcaatcaaagtcaccacatctacccgaaacatggacgctacgtctgagagcttcctgctactagctcggcggttAGCTCGGCGGTTAAGGCTAACTcggcggtgattttcagacccgcccactaaatcctgaacacagaaatgttgaaacacagtttgtgaagcctagctccacaattcaaatctaaatggttgaaatgctttttacaccttttttagaaatacatttatgaccaatttaatgtgtttagaagaaaatgcctgaattcactttacacagtctttaagcaCAGCTGATACAGATTGTTAGCATGGAAAAAAGTCAGATGAGTCAGGATTATTTATTCTTAATGAATGAAAGGTATGCAGTACAGTAATGTGTCtaaactgtactgtacactaCAGGATGCACAGCTTGTGACCAGGAGGTTATCTGTTCAGTCCCCTCCCCTCATTACCATTACGGAGGTGTCCTTTAGCAAGGCCCTCCACCCCAGCTGCTCCAGTGGTTAGCAGATCACACCATGGTTGCACTGGGCAGCTTTCAGGTGTgaatatgtgtatctgtgtgaatGCAAAAGAGAGGTTTTGTGTCAGTGAACCTTCCCTGAATAAATCCTCACTGTACCTTACACAGTTTATGTACCAGAGCAGTGCATTGGCTGCTGTAAAGTGAGCATAACTTAGGCCAGGCTAAGGTGGCTGATCAGTTGATAGTCCTTGGTCTATCAGGTTTTAATAGTAACAATATTGTGGTTTGTGACATCCTGTACACATAttaaaccataaacacacaagccATAGCAGCACTGAACAGAAACTCCTCACACTAACACATTTACTCCTTTCTATTGGGCCCTtattaaacacattatacaGTAAAAAGATTCATCTCCATCTGGATCACAACAAGTAATCACAGTACATCATTAGAAATCTTTAAACATTTCTAATGAGGTACTGCAGTTCAATAATGAGGTACTGCAGTTCAATAATGAGGTACTGCAGTTCAATAatgaggtactgcaataccaaATCCACACTGGGAATCACTTCTTCCTTTGTCCACGGCCTCATTTTACAACATCTTTGATTAGAATGTGTGAACACATGTTGTGATATCTGCTAACAAAGTCTTTTGTTTCTGTGGCCAACAAAGCAGTCCACAATACACGGACTTGTTACTTTACTGTTACTTACTTTTTCATCTTGAGTAACTTGACTTATGTGTAGTTGTCTTGTATGACTTAAGGTATAAAGCCACTGACAGTGAGCAGTATGACTTCAGGTATAAAGCCACTGACAGTGAGCAGTAGGTGCAGCTGGGAGCTGAATGCTGAGCACAGGGATGtggggatggaggatggaggaggaggaaaagtcTTTTGCAGCTTGAGGAGCAAATTTGTCATGTAAGCAGAGAATCTGTAATTCTATTTTTTAGACTTATTGCACAAGCTTCACAAAACAATACAGTTAGTTTTGACTAAATGTAATATGTAAGGCAGACATTGAGAAATTTGCCCTGAGGAAAGTCTTAAGAAAGTTTTgaaacaacatacagtatataaaataaaaagaagtgtgAGATATACAATGCAACTGACATGCCTGCTATGTAGATGAGTTGTAAGTTAAATCTAGAACATGTAGTCACATTATTAGTCATATGTTAAGCAGTGTGCTCTCCCCTCTGTTGAAAGTTTATTCTCACTGCCATTTATTCCTCTGCTTTTTCTATCCGCTGCAAAACACTATAAACACCAAGCTTTCAACACATGCCCTATTGTTATTTCTATTCTTCCAGTAACAGTCTGAACAGGCAGGGCAGAGAATATAGCATTTCCTACAGTGGGTGTGTGGTGTCCTTACATcttcagtaacagtaacaacaACATGACATGACAAACAGTCATTTGCATCATGCAGGATTGAGGATCTGAAAACGTCTTGTtcatattttatgacattttacttCAATTGTGGTATTCTGTTATTGCCACACTGCTGAGCATTACTGTTCCACACAGAGATCCACTGCGGCATTGCAGTAAGTCACTTACCAATAAAACTATACCTGCCTTAAAAGAGGCTCTCCTCCCTCTGAGTCTGATCCACTCACACTGTCTTAAACTGTTATTAGATCCATTGATTGTCTAAAAGTGAATCAGTAACATTCGTAATAGTTAATCATtcatttatcaagaaaaaaatacagtttctcAAATGAGATAATGTACTACTACTCTTTTCCTCTTGATGTCACCATTGGGACATGAGGAATTATGATGGTCGCTTTTTTAACATATTATAGACTAAACATTgatcaattaattgaaaaacaaatcaacattGTAACTGAAAAATGACAATGATCATGAGTTTTAGAACATGATTTTATTGCTTCTCCTTTGTTGCCTGATAAAAACCTAAGAAAACTCATTTATTAAAGACGTTCAAGGTTTTACACTTTTAACAGGCTGATAGTAACACTTTGGCTTGGCTGGTTGGCTAATGCGTGCAACTCACAAGAAAACAGACTTTTAGCTAAATGTTCTGTGtgataatgtgaaaaatattactAGTCTAAGTTAATATGTTCAAAAAGCATGACACAAAAGCAAGcagtaaatgttaaaataacttGTTTCCATTGTGATGTAGTCTGCCCCAAATGATGGCACCAAACACCATTGTGTACATAACTGACTACAAGTAGTTGcatacagatacacattttagatttttacaaaaatacattcatacaaaaATACTATATTTACACATCTTCTATTTCCTCttcattaaataaatcaattttacATTATATCAAGCTAAAGAAActtaaatatgtatgtgtatatattgcATATATACATATCTCATCTACTTTTGCTTATGCTGTTAAAATCATACTTAtatattgaatgtgttttttttctatacaTATTCTGATTTTACTAGACATGCAGTGCAATTAACTACATCTTTTACATCCTATTGTAAAGCCTTATTTCATGAAACAGTGCAGCTTTGTAGAAATAATGGTTTCAGAATCTCAATAGACCAAGTTATCAACTTCTTAAAATACTTTTCACAGTTTGAAGTAATGACATACATCACATCACTTCTGCCTTGTCTTGATGTCCTTCCTGACATCACAGTCAACGTGGAGCCTGAGGGAGTATGATGGATGCAATAGGGGTTTTGGGATTTAGTTCACTGTTCTATAGAGTTTTCTGCAGCTTCAGATTGAGTAGGGGGGTTGGCAGAAACATCTTCACTGAAGTCTGCAGTCTCTGGCTTGTCATTGGTGGACAGCGCATCACTGGTTTGTGAGGAGGTGACTGAGTTTTCAACAGGCTCTGCAGTAtctcctgttttcatttcagGATTAAGTTCTGCAGTCCCGTTGCTTTcttttacatcattttcatcttcctcttttccaaaTGAACTCCCTTGATTTTTACCTCCAAAGGTACTACCTGCTGGAATCTCTTCTAACTCATCTGCTTCCGGGAGCAAAGACAACCTTTTAGATAGTCTCTGAGGCAGGAAGCTGTTAAAAGAAATTCGGTTAGACGACCTCAGTGATACTTCGCCATTGTCAGCTCCATCCTGTAAAAATGGTGAAGGTCCGGCCCAGTCACTAGTTGTTACCTGCAGCTTCTGAAGCTTCCGTTTCTTGAAATAGATGAACAGGAATCCAGCTATCATGATTGTCAGGGCTCCACCTATAAGCCCTGCCACTACTTTACTGTGGATGCTTTTGTTGTTGGCACTTTCTGGTGGAGgacctgtttttttctgtgcctTGGTGGTGCTTTTGAATGGTGTCCTTGCAGTGGTCTTTGAGATTTTGTAAAAACCCGTGGACTGTGTACCACCACCACTTGTActtggaagtgtgtgtgtagatacgGGCTTGGTAGATGATATTATAGTAGACACGTGGTTTGTAGACTGTGTCAAACTTGTAAAGGAACGGGTCGTTTTGTCGCTGAAGATTAGGGAGGTCGACGTCTTTCCTGTCTCTTGGCTTTGGGTGGAGCCTCTTAATATCCGAGGTACATTTGTAGGTGCGGCTGGATTGCTTACAACCATTGTTGACGTGACTTCACTGCCTGTCGTTGTGTGACTATCTGGTTGGAGAGTCTTAGAAGGTGTTGTTTGATGTGCTGGCAGTAAAGGTGTAGCATTCGGTGTTGTTTGATGTGCTGGCAGTGAAGGTGTAGCACTGGTGTtcatagtttcatttttttttgtagttacGGCAGTGATGATGGATGTTAAGTTGGACATCTCTGGTATCACCTGGTCATGAGTCAACTTTCCTGTTGCCACAGTGGGGAAGTTCTCCTGGCTGTTAGCAGTCAGTGGCAGCATGCATATGAACATTAGGTGTATGACCATCATTTTCGTCTGCCTTGTGGCTGCTTGCTGTGTCTTTGAGCTAGAAGAGATGAAGTTTTTTTATCAGAGATGCACGACATGGAATCTGCACAAATACTGTCTAATGAGGAACTAGTTCAAGGAAGTTTGAGCAGAAAAGAAGAATAGTTGAAATGCAATCTGATGTTGCATAATTTCCTCAAAATGCAACACCAATTAGGCAATGGCTCAAGGTATTTTCGAAGCACTACAGTCAACAGTTTCATTTGATTTGCATTCATATCTCCATTGGTCttttagttacattttcagTAAATGATCTTAACTAAAGGAGTGATTGAATGACATTATGAGCAGGATTTGATATTTAATCAACTATCACTGTTACACATGGCTCTTAGTTGTCTTTCTTGCAGTTTAGTTGTGGTGGGGCTGTTTTAGCCCATCAAATATATACATGTCCTCTGTTTACACATTTGAATACACTTTACAGTTCAagtttgaatacatttttgtgtggaCACTTTTTACCATTTTTAGCACCAGCATCAATCTTAAGCACCCCAGATATTCAGCGGATCTAAGACTACATTATCAattgaaatgatcaaaaatgtaCTTACCAATGTTAAAGTCAGAAAACCTCTGTAACCCTTTAGCTGCATCAATCCAGAAAGTATTAAATGTCAGATAGTTGTGGGATTTATATACCCGTTGCGCGCCTGACAGGATGTCCCTTCATTATAAAACAGGAACTGAAGGCATAGAGAGCTTTTCTCTGTTGAAATGTCTGTTGAAAAGTCTTTTCTCATTTACAGGAAGTGTGACATGTGAAACTGATGACAAAAGAACATTCTCAGTCTGCTTGTGCTAAACATAGTTGTTCATGTTTCACATTGAAGCCAGACTACATCAAATCTGTACTGTCAAGAAACACTTGAAAAGTGTTGAACTGAATTAACGTGTTAAAAATGTGTCCAGTAACTTGACTTGAACAATTTCTAAGGCACAAACATTTAAGTTGTACTGTCATGTTCAGATCATGCAGAGCATCAATCATGGTGAGCAGAGTAATAGACGCATGTTGAGGGTTCATCTAGCTTCTATTTTAGCTAGGCATTTGAACATGAAGGGTTATGGGTTATGAATGAAGCACATCTAAATAAAGTGCAAAACACTCTTCAGATCAGAGGTGCTTCCATCTTTATGTTTCAGTTTGCTCTGTTCTGAGCCTGCTTGAATAAATGCATAGTaagatcatttaaaatgaactttcacaaacacagactgcaAATCCTTTCCATGCAACATGACTGGAGTTGAATGCAGTGAATGAAACAGTGATCCAGTTTTCACTGGCAGTACTTAACTATCTGCTCAGACTCACTAGACCAAGAGCCAATAAACTTCAACTCATGCGGTGGAAGTTAAGCCAGTATCTGAACATGGCCGTACCTTCAGTCTTAGCGGAAGAGCAGTGTCAATTCAGCTTGCTTAACTTCTTTCCCAATAATATCATTCCTTGCATAACTTTAAGGTTCTTTCTGCTTACCATATagtgataaccctaaccctatcaaCCTGAGTTATGAATATTGATTTGaagcacac contains:
- the omgb gene encoding oligodendrocyte-myelin glycoprotein codes for the protein MRALTMPACSVCLLLLLLCGLLGGWVLSICPPVCSCSRGHRVVDCSSRGLTKLPPGLQHNIHFLNLSFNSLQDLDNQLSHYAHLRTLDVSYNRLESLPPALPRSLWDLRAAGNHIRSLDKNDTAYHWNLKVLDMSDNELERVVFINNTLPSLQTLNLSYNRFWTVPTNMPHNLESIDLSHNYLVQILPGSLDRLPRLTHFYFHANRFSWLPDGVFDKLGGLQLMSLGDNPWACEEEENITRLLSWAEQSSATILGCPCHTKPICGQAHVATPGGDWHSALFTEPPLWVNSHVNSEEVDPPSPARTAEATSSYQAKSALFETGIYQDRRSVTESSDHMMFVWTSATGLDGFSTHTSTTAHPQPATKKPKIANSRNKGGGFFCETRQTVTLTVAVMSHILLKTA
- the LOC128360823 gene encoding uncharacterized protein LOC128360823; its protein translation is MMVIHLMFICMLPLTANSQENFPTVATGKLTHDQVIPEMSNLTSIITAVTTKKNETMNTSATPSLPAHQTTPNATPLLPAHQTTPSKTLQPDSHTTTGSEVTSTMVVSNPAAPTNVPRILRGSTQSQETGKTSTSLIFSDKTTRSFTSLTQSTNHVSTIISSTKPVSTHTLPSTSGGGTQSTGFYKISKTTARTPFKSTTKAQKKTGPPPESANNKSIHSKVVAGLIGGALTIMIAGFLFIYFKKRKLQKLQVTTSDWAGPSPFLQDGADNGEVSLRSSNRISFNSFLPQRLSKRLSLLPEADELEEIPAGSTFGGKNQGSSFGKEEDENDVKESNGTAELNPEMKTGDTAEPVENSVTSSQTSDALSTNDKPETADFSEDVSANPPTQSEAAENSIEQ